One segment of Takifugu rubripes chromosome 5, fTakRub1.2, whole genome shotgun sequence DNA contains the following:
- the elavl3 gene encoding ELAV-like protein 3 isoform X1: protein MVTQIISTMETQVSNGPSGTSLPNGPVISTNGSTDDSKTNLIVNYLPQNMTQEEFKSLFGSIGEIESCKLVRDKITGQSLGYGFVNYVDPNDADKAINTLNGLKLQTKTIKVSYARPSSASIRDANLYVSGLPKTMSQKDMEQLFSQYGRIITSRILVDQVTDAGISRGVGFIRFDKRNEAEEAIKGLNGQKPLGAAEPITVKFANNPSQKTGQALLTQLYQTAARRYTGPLHHQTQRFRLDNLLNASYGVKSSPTLFPRFSPITIDSMTSLAGVNLTGPTGAGWCIFVYNLSPEADESVLWQLFGPFGAVTNVKVIRDFTTNKCKGFGFVTMTNYDEAAMAIASLNGYRLGDRVLQVSFKTSKQHKA from the exons ATGGTTACT CAGATAATCAGCACCATGGAAACCCAGGTGTCCAACGGTCCAAGCGGAACCAGTTTGCCTAATGGTCCAGTCATCAGCACCAATGGCTCCACAGATGATAGTAAAACCAACCTGATCGTCAACTACCTGCCTCAgaacatgacccaggaggagttCAAAAGTTTGTTCGGTAGCATCGGCGAGATCGAGTCGTGCAAGCTAGTCAGAGACAAGATAACAG GTCAGAGTTTGGGATACGGCTTTGTAAACTACGTGGATCCAAATGACGCCGATAAAGCTATCAACACACTAAACGGTCTCAAACTGCAGACTAAAACAATCAAG GTATCATATGCTCGGCCAAGCTCGGCTTCTATCCGTGACGCCAACCTTTACGTGAGCGGACTTCCAAAAACCATGAGCCAGAAGGACATGGAACAGCTCTTCTCCCAGTACGGCCGCATCATCACGTCCCGAATCCTTGTGGACCAGGTTACAG ATGCAGGCATATCTCGAGGAGTGGGCTTCATCCGGTTTGATAAGAGAAACGAAGCAGAGGAGGCCATCAAAGGTCTGAACGGACAGAAGCCTCTGGGCGCCGCTGAGCCCATCACCGTCAAGTTCGCCAACAACCCCAGTCAGAAGACGGGCCAGGCCTTACTAACTCAGCTGTACCAGACGGCGGCGCGGCGCTACACGGGACCTCTGCACCACCAGACTCAGCGTTTCAG ACTCGACAATTTACTAAACGCCAGCTACGGAGTCAAGAG CTCTCCCACTCTCTTCCCCAGATTCTCGCCCATTACCATCGACAGCATGACCAGCCTGGCCGGGGTCAACCTCACCGGTCCAACCGGCGCCGGCTGGTGCATCTTTGTCTACAACCTCTCCCCCGAGGCGGACGAGAGCGTCCTGTGGCAGCTCTTCGGGCCCTTCGGCGCCGTCACCAACGTCAAGGTCATCCGCGACTTCACCACTAACAAATGTAAGGGCTTCGGCTTTGTCACCATGACCAACTATGACGAAGCGGCCATGGCTATCGCCAGTCTCAACGGCTACCGCCTGGGCGACCGCGTGCTGCAGGTCTCCTTCAAGACCAGCAAGCAGCACAAAGCCTAA
- the elavl3 gene encoding ELAV-like protein 3 isoform X5, translating to MVTQIISTMETQVSNGPSGTSLPNGPVISTNGSTDDSKTNLIVNYLPQNMTQEEFKSLFGSIGEIESCKLVRDKITGQSLGYGFVNYVDPNDADKAINTLNGLKLQTKTIKVSYARPSSASIRDANLYVSGLPKTMSQKDMEQLFSQYGRIITSRILVDQVTGISRGVGFIRFDKRNEAEEAIKGLNGQKPLGAAEPITVKFANNPSQKTGQALLTQLYQTAARRYTGPLHHQTQRFRLDNLLNASYGVKRFSPITIDSMTSLAGVNLTGPTGAGWCIFVYNLSPEADESVLWQLFGPFGAVTNVKVIRDFTTNKCKGFGFVTMTNYDEAAMAIASLNGYRLGDRVLQVSFKTSKQHKA from the exons ATGGTTACT CAGATAATCAGCACCATGGAAACCCAGGTGTCCAACGGTCCAAGCGGAACCAGTTTGCCTAATGGTCCAGTCATCAGCACCAATGGCTCCACAGATGATAGTAAAACCAACCTGATCGTCAACTACCTGCCTCAgaacatgacccaggaggagttCAAAAGTTTGTTCGGTAGCATCGGCGAGATCGAGTCGTGCAAGCTAGTCAGAGACAAGATAACAG GTCAGAGTTTGGGATACGGCTTTGTAAACTACGTGGATCCAAATGACGCCGATAAAGCTATCAACACACTAAACGGTCTCAAACTGCAGACTAAAACAATCAAG GTATCATATGCTCGGCCAAGCTCGGCTTCTATCCGTGACGCCAACCTTTACGTGAGCGGACTTCCAAAAACCATGAGCCAGAAGGACATGGAACAGCTCTTCTCCCAGTACGGCCGCATCATCACGTCCCGAATCCTTGTGGACCAGGTTACAG GCATATCTCGAGGAGTGGGCTTCATCCGGTTTGATAAGAGAAACGAAGCAGAGGAGGCCATCAAAGGTCTGAACGGACAGAAGCCTCTGGGCGCCGCTGAGCCCATCACCGTCAAGTTCGCCAACAACCCCAGTCAGAAGACGGGCCAGGCCTTACTAACTCAGCTGTACCAGACGGCGGCGCGGCGCTACACGGGACCTCTGCACCACCAGACTCAGCGTTTCAG ACTCGACAATTTACTAAACGCCAGCTACGGAGTCAAGAG ATTCTCGCCCATTACCATCGACAGCATGACCAGCCTGGCCGGGGTCAACCTCACCGGTCCAACCGGCGCCGGCTGGTGCATCTTTGTCTACAACCTCTCCCCCGAGGCGGACGAGAGCGTCCTGTGGCAGCTCTTCGGGCCCTTCGGCGCCGTCACCAACGTCAAGGTCATCCGCGACTTCACCACTAACAAATGTAAGGGCTTCGGCTTTGTCACCATGACCAACTATGACGAAGCGGCCATGGCTATCGCCAGTCTCAACGGCTACCGCCTGGGCGACCGCGTGCTGCAGGTCTCCTTCAAGACCAGCAAGCAGCACAAAGCCTAA
- the elavl3 gene encoding ELAV-like protein 3 isoform X2: protein MVTIISTMETQVSNGPSGTSLPNGPVISTNGSTDDSKTNLIVNYLPQNMTQEEFKSLFGSIGEIESCKLVRDKITGQSLGYGFVNYVDPNDADKAINTLNGLKLQTKTIKVSYARPSSASIRDANLYVSGLPKTMSQKDMEQLFSQYGRIITSRILVDQVTDAGISRGVGFIRFDKRNEAEEAIKGLNGQKPLGAAEPITVKFANNPSQKTGQALLTQLYQTAARRYTGPLHHQTQRFRLDNLLNASYGVKSSPTLFPRFSPITIDSMTSLAGVNLTGPTGAGWCIFVYNLSPEADESVLWQLFGPFGAVTNVKVIRDFTTNKCKGFGFVTMTNYDEAAMAIASLNGYRLGDRVLQVSFKTSKQHKA from the exons ATGGTTACT ATAATCAGCACCATGGAAACCCAGGTGTCCAACGGTCCAAGCGGAACCAGTTTGCCTAATGGTCCAGTCATCAGCACCAATGGCTCCACAGATGATAGTAAAACCAACCTGATCGTCAACTACCTGCCTCAgaacatgacccaggaggagttCAAAAGTTTGTTCGGTAGCATCGGCGAGATCGAGTCGTGCAAGCTAGTCAGAGACAAGATAACAG GTCAGAGTTTGGGATACGGCTTTGTAAACTACGTGGATCCAAATGACGCCGATAAAGCTATCAACACACTAAACGGTCTCAAACTGCAGACTAAAACAATCAAG GTATCATATGCTCGGCCAAGCTCGGCTTCTATCCGTGACGCCAACCTTTACGTGAGCGGACTTCCAAAAACCATGAGCCAGAAGGACATGGAACAGCTCTTCTCCCAGTACGGCCGCATCATCACGTCCCGAATCCTTGTGGACCAGGTTACAG ATGCAGGCATATCTCGAGGAGTGGGCTTCATCCGGTTTGATAAGAGAAACGAAGCAGAGGAGGCCATCAAAGGTCTGAACGGACAGAAGCCTCTGGGCGCCGCTGAGCCCATCACCGTCAAGTTCGCCAACAACCCCAGTCAGAAGACGGGCCAGGCCTTACTAACTCAGCTGTACCAGACGGCGGCGCGGCGCTACACGGGACCTCTGCACCACCAGACTCAGCGTTTCAG ACTCGACAATTTACTAAACGCCAGCTACGGAGTCAAGAG CTCTCCCACTCTCTTCCCCAGATTCTCGCCCATTACCATCGACAGCATGACCAGCCTGGCCGGGGTCAACCTCACCGGTCCAACCGGCGCCGGCTGGTGCATCTTTGTCTACAACCTCTCCCCCGAGGCGGACGAGAGCGTCCTGTGGCAGCTCTTCGGGCCCTTCGGCGCCGTCACCAACGTCAAGGTCATCCGCGACTTCACCACTAACAAATGTAAGGGCTTCGGCTTTGTCACCATGACCAACTATGACGAAGCGGCCATGGCTATCGCCAGTCTCAACGGCTACCGCCTGGGCGACCGCGTGCTGCAGGTCTCCTTCAAGACCAGCAAGCAGCACAAAGCCTAA
- the elavl3 gene encoding ELAV-like protein 3 isoform X4 — protein sequence MVTQIISTMETQVSNGPSGTSLPNGPVISTNGSTDDSKTNLIVNYLPQNMTQEEFKSLFGSIGEIESCKLVRDKITGQSLGYGFVNYVDPNDADKAINTLNGLKLQTKTIKVSYARPSSASIRDANLYVSGLPKTMSQKDMEQLFSQYGRIITSRILVDQVTDAGISRGVGFIRFDKRNEAEEAIKGLNGQKPLGAAEPITVKFANNPSQKTGQALLTQLYQTAARRYTGPLHHQTQRFRLDNLLNASYGVKRFSPITIDSMTSLAGVNLTGPTGAGWCIFVYNLSPEADESVLWQLFGPFGAVTNVKVIRDFTTNKCKGFGFVTMTNYDEAAMAIASLNGYRLGDRVLQVSFKTSKQHKA from the exons ATGGTTACT CAGATAATCAGCACCATGGAAACCCAGGTGTCCAACGGTCCAAGCGGAACCAGTTTGCCTAATGGTCCAGTCATCAGCACCAATGGCTCCACAGATGATAGTAAAACCAACCTGATCGTCAACTACCTGCCTCAgaacatgacccaggaggagttCAAAAGTTTGTTCGGTAGCATCGGCGAGATCGAGTCGTGCAAGCTAGTCAGAGACAAGATAACAG GTCAGAGTTTGGGATACGGCTTTGTAAACTACGTGGATCCAAATGACGCCGATAAAGCTATCAACACACTAAACGGTCTCAAACTGCAGACTAAAACAATCAAG GTATCATATGCTCGGCCAAGCTCGGCTTCTATCCGTGACGCCAACCTTTACGTGAGCGGACTTCCAAAAACCATGAGCCAGAAGGACATGGAACAGCTCTTCTCCCAGTACGGCCGCATCATCACGTCCCGAATCCTTGTGGACCAGGTTACAG ATGCAGGCATATCTCGAGGAGTGGGCTTCATCCGGTTTGATAAGAGAAACGAAGCAGAGGAGGCCATCAAAGGTCTGAACGGACAGAAGCCTCTGGGCGCCGCTGAGCCCATCACCGTCAAGTTCGCCAACAACCCCAGTCAGAAGACGGGCCAGGCCTTACTAACTCAGCTGTACCAGACGGCGGCGCGGCGCTACACGGGACCTCTGCACCACCAGACTCAGCGTTTCAG ACTCGACAATTTACTAAACGCCAGCTACGGAGTCAAGAG ATTCTCGCCCATTACCATCGACAGCATGACCAGCCTGGCCGGGGTCAACCTCACCGGTCCAACCGGCGCCGGCTGGTGCATCTTTGTCTACAACCTCTCCCCCGAGGCGGACGAGAGCGTCCTGTGGCAGCTCTTCGGGCCCTTCGGCGCCGTCACCAACGTCAAGGTCATCCGCGACTTCACCACTAACAAATGTAAGGGCTTCGGCTTTGTCACCATGACCAACTATGACGAAGCGGCCATGGCTATCGCCAGTCTCAACGGCTACCGCCTGGGCGACCGCGTGCTGCAGGTCTCCTTCAAGACCAGCAAGCAGCACAAAGCCTAA
- the elavl3 gene encoding ELAV-like protein 3 isoform X10 encodes MVTIISTMETQVSNGPSGTSLPNGPVISTNGSTDDSKTNLIVNYLPQNMTQEEFKSLFGSIGEIESCKLVRDKITGQSLGYGFVNYVDPNDADKAINTLNGLKLQTKTIKVSYARPSSASIRDANLYVSGLPKTMSQKDMEQLFSQYGRIITSRILVDQVTGISRGVGFIRFDKRNEAEEAIKGLNGQKPLGAAEPITVKFANNPSQKTGQALLTQLYQTAARRYTGPLHHQTQRFRFSPITIDSMTSLAGVNLTGPTGAGWCIFVYNLSPEADESVLWQLFGPFGAVTNVKVIRDFTTNKCKGFGFVTMTNYDEAAMAIASLNGYRLGDRVLQVSFKTSKQHKA; translated from the exons ATGGTTACT ATAATCAGCACCATGGAAACCCAGGTGTCCAACGGTCCAAGCGGAACCAGTTTGCCTAATGGTCCAGTCATCAGCACCAATGGCTCCACAGATGATAGTAAAACCAACCTGATCGTCAACTACCTGCCTCAgaacatgacccaggaggagttCAAAAGTTTGTTCGGTAGCATCGGCGAGATCGAGTCGTGCAAGCTAGTCAGAGACAAGATAACAG GTCAGAGTTTGGGATACGGCTTTGTAAACTACGTGGATCCAAATGACGCCGATAAAGCTATCAACACACTAAACGGTCTCAAACTGCAGACTAAAACAATCAAG GTATCATATGCTCGGCCAAGCTCGGCTTCTATCCGTGACGCCAACCTTTACGTGAGCGGACTTCCAAAAACCATGAGCCAGAAGGACATGGAACAGCTCTTCTCCCAGTACGGCCGCATCATCACGTCCCGAATCCTTGTGGACCAGGTTACAG GCATATCTCGAGGAGTGGGCTTCATCCGGTTTGATAAGAGAAACGAAGCAGAGGAGGCCATCAAAGGTCTGAACGGACAGAAGCCTCTGGGCGCCGCTGAGCCCATCACCGTCAAGTTCGCCAACAACCCCAGTCAGAAGACGGGCCAGGCCTTACTAACTCAGCTGTACCAGACGGCGGCGCGGCGCTACACGGGACCTCTGCACCACCAGACTCAGCGTTTCAG ATTCTCGCCCATTACCATCGACAGCATGACCAGCCTGGCCGGGGTCAACCTCACCGGTCCAACCGGCGCCGGCTGGTGCATCTTTGTCTACAACCTCTCCCCCGAGGCGGACGAGAGCGTCCTGTGGCAGCTCTTCGGGCCCTTCGGCGCCGTCACCAACGTCAAGGTCATCCGCGACTTCACCACTAACAAATGTAAGGGCTTCGGCTTTGTCACCATGACCAACTATGACGAAGCGGCCATGGCTATCGCCAGTCTCAACGGCTACCGCCTGGGCGACCGCGTGCTGCAGGTCTCCTTCAAGACCAGCAAGCAGCACAAAGCCTAA
- the elavl3 gene encoding ELAV-like protein 3 isoform X8: MVTQIISTMETQVSNGPSGTSLPNGPVISTNGSTDDSKTNLIVNYLPQNMTQEEFKSLFGSIGEIESCKLVRDKITGQSLGYGFVNYVDPNDADKAINTLNGLKLQTKTIKVSYARPSSASIRDANLYVSGLPKTMSQKDMEQLFSQYGRIITSRILVDQVTDAGISRGVGFIRFDKRNEAEEAIKGLNGQKPLGAAEPITVKFANNPSQKTGQALLTQLYQTAARRYTGPLHHQTQRFRFSPITIDSMTSLAGVNLTGPTGAGWCIFVYNLSPEADESVLWQLFGPFGAVTNVKVIRDFTTNKCKGFGFVTMTNYDEAAMAIASLNGYRLGDRVLQVSFKTSKQHKA, translated from the exons ATGGTTACT CAGATAATCAGCACCATGGAAACCCAGGTGTCCAACGGTCCAAGCGGAACCAGTTTGCCTAATGGTCCAGTCATCAGCACCAATGGCTCCACAGATGATAGTAAAACCAACCTGATCGTCAACTACCTGCCTCAgaacatgacccaggaggagttCAAAAGTTTGTTCGGTAGCATCGGCGAGATCGAGTCGTGCAAGCTAGTCAGAGACAAGATAACAG GTCAGAGTTTGGGATACGGCTTTGTAAACTACGTGGATCCAAATGACGCCGATAAAGCTATCAACACACTAAACGGTCTCAAACTGCAGACTAAAACAATCAAG GTATCATATGCTCGGCCAAGCTCGGCTTCTATCCGTGACGCCAACCTTTACGTGAGCGGACTTCCAAAAACCATGAGCCAGAAGGACATGGAACAGCTCTTCTCCCAGTACGGCCGCATCATCACGTCCCGAATCCTTGTGGACCAGGTTACAG ATGCAGGCATATCTCGAGGAGTGGGCTTCATCCGGTTTGATAAGAGAAACGAAGCAGAGGAGGCCATCAAAGGTCTGAACGGACAGAAGCCTCTGGGCGCCGCTGAGCCCATCACCGTCAAGTTCGCCAACAACCCCAGTCAGAAGACGGGCCAGGCCTTACTAACTCAGCTGTACCAGACGGCGGCGCGGCGCTACACGGGACCTCTGCACCACCAGACTCAGCGTTTCAG ATTCTCGCCCATTACCATCGACAGCATGACCAGCCTGGCCGGGGTCAACCTCACCGGTCCAACCGGCGCCGGCTGGTGCATCTTTGTCTACAACCTCTCCCCCGAGGCGGACGAGAGCGTCCTGTGGCAGCTCTTCGGGCCCTTCGGCGCCGTCACCAACGTCAAGGTCATCCGCGACTTCACCACTAACAAATGTAAGGGCTTCGGCTTTGTCACCATGACCAACTATGACGAAGCGGCCATGGCTATCGCCAGTCTCAACGGCTACCGCCTGGGCGACCGCGTGCTGCAGGTCTCCTTCAAGACCAGCAAGCAGCACAAAGCCTAA
- the elavl3 gene encoding ELAV-like protein 3 isoform X3, translated as MVTQIISTMETQVSNGPSGTSLPNGPVISTNGSTDDSKTNLIVNYLPQNMTQEEFKSLFGSIGEIESCKLVRDKITGQSLGYGFVNYVDPNDADKAINTLNGLKLQTKTIKVSYARPSSASIRDANLYVSGLPKTMSQKDMEQLFSQYGRIITSRILVDQVTGISRGVGFIRFDKRNEAEEAIKGLNGQKPLGAAEPITVKFANNPSQKTGQALLTQLYQTAARRYTGPLHHQTQRFRLDNLLNASYGVKSSPTLFPRFSPITIDSMTSLAGVNLTGPTGAGWCIFVYNLSPEADESVLWQLFGPFGAVTNVKVIRDFTTNKCKGFGFVTMTNYDEAAMAIASLNGYRLGDRVLQVSFKTSKQHKA; from the exons ATGGTTACT CAGATAATCAGCACCATGGAAACCCAGGTGTCCAACGGTCCAAGCGGAACCAGTTTGCCTAATGGTCCAGTCATCAGCACCAATGGCTCCACAGATGATAGTAAAACCAACCTGATCGTCAACTACCTGCCTCAgaacatgacccaggaggagttCAAAAGTTTGTTCGGTAGCATCGGCGAGATCGAGTCGTGCAAGCTAGTCAGAGACAAGATAACAG GTCAGAGTTTGGGATACGGCTTTGTAAACTACGTGGATCCAAATGACGCCGATAAAGCTATCAACACACTAAACGGTCTCAAACTGCAGACTAAAACAATCAAG GTATCATATGCTCGGCCAAGCTCGGCTTCTATCCGTGACGCCAACCTTTACGTGAGCGGACTTCCAAAAACCATGAGCCAGAAGGACATGGAACAGCTCTTCTCCCAGTACGGCCGCATCATCACGTCCCGAATCCTTGTGGACCAGGTTACAG GCATATCTCGAGGAGTGGGCTTCATCCGGTTTGATAAGAGAAACGAAGCAGAGGAGGCCATCAAAGGTCTGAACGGACAGAAGCCTCTGGGCGCCGCTGAGCCCATCACCGTCAAGTTCGCCAACAACCCCAGTCAGAAGACGGGCCAGGCCTTACTAACTCAGCTGTACCAGACGGCGGCGCGGCGCTACACGGGACCTCTGCACCACCAGACTCAGCGTTTCAG ACTCGACAATTTACTAAACGCCAGCTACGGAGTCAAGAG CTCTCCCACTCTCTTCCCCAGATTCTCGCCCATTACCATCGACAGCATGACCAGCCTGGCCGGGGTCAACCTCACCGGTCCAACCGGCGCCGGCTGGTGCATCTTTGTCTACAACCTCTCCCCCGAGGCGGACGAGAGCGTCCTGTGGCAGCTCTTCGGGCCCTTCGGCGCCGTCACCAACGTCAAGGTCATCCGCGACTTCACCACTAACAAATGTAAGGGCTTCGGCTTTGTCACCATGACCAACTATGACGAAGCGGCCATGGCTATCGCCAGTCTCAACGGCTACCGCCTGGGCGACCGCGTGCTGCAGGTCTCCTTCAAGACCAGCAAGCAGCACAAAGCCTAA
- the elavl3 gene encoding ELAV-like protein 3 isoform X6, with protein sequence MVTIISTMETQVSNGPSGTSLPNGPVISTNGSTDDSKTNLIVNYLPQNMTQEEFKSLFGSIGEIESCKLVRDKITGQSLGYGFVNYVDPNDADKAINTLNGLKLQTKTIKVSYARPSSASIRDANLYVSGLPKTMSQKDMEQLFSQYGRIITSRILVDQVTGISRGVGFIRFDKRNEAEEAIKGLNGQKPLGAAEPITVKFANNPSQKTGQALLTQLYQTAARRYTGPLHHQTQRFRLDNLLNASYGVKRFSPITIDSMTSLAGVNLTGPTGAGWCIFVYNLSPEADESVLWQLFGPFGAVTNVKVIRDFTTNKCKGFGFVTMTNYDEAAMAIASLNGYRLGDRVLQVSFKTSKQHKA encoded by the exons ATGGTTACT ATAATCAGCACCATGGAAACCCAGGTGTCCAACGGTCCAAGCGGAACCAGTTTGCCTAATGGTCCAGTCATCAGCACCAATGGCTCCACAGATGATAGTAAAACCAACCTGATCGTCAACTACCTGCCTCAgaacatgacccaggaggagttCAAAAGTTTGTTCGGTAGCATCGGCGAGATCGAGTCGTGCAAGCTAGTCAGAGACAAGATAACAG GTCAGAGTTTGGGATACGGCTTTGTAAACTACGTGGATCCAAATGACGCCGATAAAGCTATCAACACACTAAACGGTCTCAAACTGCAGACTAAAACAATCAAG GTATCATATGCTCGGCCAAGCTCGGCTTCTATCCGTGACGCCAACCTTTACGTGAGCGGACTTCCAAAAACCATGAGCCAGAAGGACATGGAACAGCTCTTCTCCCAGTACGGCCGCATCATCACGTCCCGAATCCTTGTGGACCAGGTTACAG GCATATCTCGAGGAGTGGGCTTCATCCGGTTTGATAAGAGAAACGAAGCAGAGGAGGCCATCAAAGGTCTGAACGGACAGAAGCCTCTGGGCGCCGCTGAGCCCATCACCGTCAAGTTCGCCAACAACCCCAGTCAGAAGACGGGCCAGGCCTTACTAACTCAGCTGTACCAGACGGCGGCGCGGCGCTACACGGGACCTCTGCACCACCAGACTCAGCGTTTCAG ACTCGACAATTTACTAAACGCCAGCTACGGAGTCAAGAG ATTCTCGCCCATTACCATCGACAGCATGACCAGCCTGGCCGGGGTCAACCTCACCGGTCCAACCGGCGCCGGCTGGTGCATCTTTGTCTACAACCTCTCCCCCGAGGCGGACGAGAGCGTCCTGTGGCAGCTCTTCGGGCCCTTCGGCGCCGTCACCAACGTCAAGGTCATCCGCGACTTCACCACTAACAAATGTAAGGGCTTCGGCTTTGTCACCATGACCAACTATGACGAAGCGGCCATGGCTATCGCCAGTCTCAACGGCTACCGCCTGGGCGACCGCGTGCTGCAGGTCTCCTTCAAGACCAGCAAGCAGCACAAAGCCTAA
- the elavl3 gene encoding ELAV-like protein 3 isoform X7: protein MVTQIISTMETQVSNGPSGTSLPNGPVISTNGSTDDSKTNLIVNYLPQNMTQEEFKSLFGSIGEIESCKLVRDKITGQSLGYGFVNYVDPNDADKAINTLNGLKLQTKTIKVSYARPSSASIRDANLYVSGLPKTMSQKDMEQLFSQYGRIITSRILVDQVTDAGISRGVGFIRFDKRNEAEEAIKGLNGQKPLGAAEPITVKFANNPSQKTGQALLTQLYQTAARRYTGPLHHQTQRFSSPTLFPRFSPITIDSMTSLAGVNLTGPTGAGWCIFVYNLSPEADESVLWQLFGPFGAVTNVKVIRDFTTNKCKGFGFVTMTNYDEAAMAIASLNGYRLGDRVLQVSFKTSKQHKA, encoded by the exons ATGGTTACT CAGATAATCAGCACCATGGAAACCCAGGTGTCCAACGGTCCAAGCGGAACCAGTTTGCCTAATGGTCCAGTCATCAGCACCAATGGCTCCACAGATGATAGTAAAACCAACCTGATCGTCAACTACCTGCCTCAgaacatgacccaggaggagttCAAAAGTTTGTTCGGTAGCATCGGCGAGATCGAGTCGTGCAAGCTAGTCAGAGACAAGATAACAG GTCAGAGTTTGGGATACGGCTTTGTAAACTACGTGGATCCAAATGACGCCGATAAAGCTATCAACACACTAAACGGTCTCAAACTGCAGACTAAAACAATCAAG GTATCATATGCTCGGCCAAGCTCGGCTTCTATCCGTGACGCCAACCTTTACGTGAGCGGACTTCCAAAAACCATGAGCCAGAAGGACATGGAACAGCTCTTCTCCCAGTACGGCCGCATCATCACGTCCCGAATCCTTGTGGACCAGGTTACAG ATGCAGGCATATCTCGAGGAGTGGGCTTCATCCGGTTTGATAAGAGAAACGAAGCAGAGGAGGCCATCAAAGGTCTGAACGGACAGAAGCCTCTGGGCGCCGCTGAGCCCATCACCGTCAAGTTCGCCAACAACCCCAGTCAGAAGACGGGCCAGGCCTTACTAACTCAGCTGTACCAGACGGCGGCGCGGCGCTACACGGGACCTCTGCACCACCAGACTCAGCGTTTCAG CTCTCCCACTCTCTTCCCCAGATTCTCGCCCATTACCATCGACAGCATGACCAGCCTGGCCGGGGTCAACCTCACCGGTCCAACCGGCGCCGGCTGGTGCATCTTTGTCTACAACCTCTCCCCCGAGGCGGACGAGAGCGTCCTGTGGCAGCTCTTCGGGCCCTTCGGCGCCGTCACCAACGTCAAGGTCATCCGCGACTTCACCACTAACAAATGTAAGGGCTTCGGCTTTGTCACCATGACCAACTATGACGAAGCGGCCATGGCTATCGCCAGTCTCAACGGCTACCGCCTGGGCGACCGCGTGCTGCAGGTCTCCTTCAAGACCAGCAAGCAGCACAAAGCCTAA